The following nucleotide sequence is from Microbacterium arborescens.
ACGACGAGAAGACCTACCTGCACCGCGCGGGCCGCACCGGCCGTGCCGGCAAGACCGGCATCGCGGTGACCTTCGTCGACTGGGAAGACCTGCACAAGTGGGCGCTCATCAACCGCGCGCTCGAGTTCGGTCAGCCCGAGCCCGTCGAGACGTACTCGTCGAGCCCGCACCTCTTCGAAGACCTCAACATCCCCGCCGGCACGAAGGGTCGGCTGCGCAAGCTGCCCACGACGCAGAGCGTGAAGACGGTCCCGGCGGAATCGGCCGAGGGCGAGTCGAAGCGTCCGCGGCGTCGCCGCTCACGCGGCACGGGCGAGGGTGCCGCGGCGTCCGAGAGCGCGACACCCGTCGCCACGGATGCCGGCACGGGCACGCACGACGGCGGTGGTTCCGAGCACCGCGACGGCAAGACCTCGCCTCGGCGTCGCCGCCGTCGCCGTGGCGGCTCGGGATCGGCGGGAGCGACGGCTCCTGCCGCGGGCTGAGCACGGGTCTGATCGCGCACGAACGGCGCTCGTCTATGCGTAGACGGGCGCCGTTCCGCTGCCACGGGCGATGATCCGCTCGACCATCTCGTCGTCGGTGGTGTTCTCGCCGGGCTGGTTCGGCTTGCCGAGACCGTGGTAATCGCTCGACCCGGTCACGATGAGATCGAGGTCGGCGGCGATGGCGCGGAGGGCGCGCTTTCCGTCCACGGTGTTCTCGCGGTGCTCGATCTCGAAGCCGGCGAGGCCGTGGGCTACGAGTTCTCGCAACACGCCGGCCGGCATCATGCGCTCGCGTCCGCTCGGCGACGGATGCGCGAGGATCGGCACTCCCCCGGCGGCCACGACCAGCTCGACGGCGGTGATCGGGTCGGGCGCGTAGTGCGGGGTGAAGTGCCCTTGACTGGGATGCAGGATGCCGGCGAACGCGGCGGCACGATCGGCGGCGAGGCCCCGTGCGACGAGGGCGTCGGCGATGTGCGGTCGTCCTACCGTCGCGCCGGCCCCCGTCTGGGCGAGCACGTCGTCCCACGTCAGGTCGTGGGAGCGCGCGATGCTGCGCACGATCCGTTCGGCGCGCCCGACCCTGTCTTCGCGGATGCGTTCCATCTCGGCTCGCAGTCGGGGATGGTCGGGGTCGAAGAGGTAGGCGAGCAGATGCACGGTCCGCCATTCGTGACGCGCGCTGAGCTCCATGCCCGGGATCAGCGTCATGCCCAGAGAGGCCGTCGCCTCCGCGGCTTCCGCCCAGCCCGCGGTCGTGTCGTGGTCCGTCAGAGCGACCGTCCGCAGTCCGGCTCGGTGCGCCGCCTGCACGACTCCCGCGGGCGACTCCGTGCCGTCCGAGCGCACGGAGTGCAGATGCAGGTCGCTGGGGCCGTGGAACCCCGGTGCGCGCTCTGCCGTTCCCATCCTCCACAGCGTAGCCGTGCCCGGCGATCGTCCAGGCTCGCTCTCTTAGAGTCGAGGGGTGAAGCGCGTGTTCGGAGCCCTCGTGGTGGCCCTGTTCGCGGCCGCGGCCGTCGTGATCACCTGGCCGGAGCTCCTGCGGCTGGAGCGCGAGTTCCCGTTCGCGCAGCTCGTTGCGCTGCGCCCGCTGCTGATCGGCGGGTTCGTCGCGATCGCCCTCGTCTTCCTGCTCCTCTCGCTCGGACGCCGCATCCGCGCGTTCTGCCTGTGGGTCGCGCTCGTGTCTCTTGTGGCCGCCGCCGGCGGCGCCGGAACGCTCGCCGTGCGCGGGCTGGGGGCCGAGACCCTGCCGCCGAAGACCGACGACAGCATCCGCGTCATGACCTGGAACACCGCCGGCCAGGCGACCGATGCCGAGACCATCGCCGAGACGGCGGTCGCCATGCAGGCGGACATCCTCGCGCTGCCGGAGACGACGATGGACACCGGGCGTGCGGTGGCGGTGGCGATGCGCGAGCGCGGTCGCCCG
It contains:
- a CDS encoding PHP domain-containing protein; the protein is MGTAERAPGFHGPSDLHLHSVRSDGTESPAGVVQAAHRAGLRTVALTDHDTTAGWAEAAEATASLGMTLIPGMELSARHEWRTVHLLAYLFDPDHPRLRAEMERIREDRVGRAERIVRSIARSHDLTWDDVLAQTGAGATVGRPHIADALVARGLAADRAAAFAGILHPSQGHFTPHYAPDPITAVELVVAAGGVPILAHPSPSGRERMMPAGVLRELVAHGLAGFEIEHRENTVDGKRALRAIAADLDLIVTGSSDYHGLGKPNQPGENTTDDEMVERIIARGSGTAPVYA